The Nocardioides pantholopis genome window below encodes:
- a CDS encoding dihydrofolate reductase family protein, with protein MTGTYTFDVFSSLDGYGSYGSTGDWGGYWGKQGPELLERRLDSFGDEQRMLLGATTYREFAQLLASSTAESGIGDLWVDRMRSMPTTVLSSTLREPLDWSTAETTIEAGDAVEIVTRMKEESTVPLRSHGSLALNWALLAAGLVDRVQVTIFPVLTGRTGEAPVFGGAGDFDLELLESRTLDGRTQELVYRPTPH; from the coding sequence ATGACCGGCACCTACACCTTCGACGTCTTCTCCAGCCTCGACGGCTACGGGTCCTACGGCAGCACCGGCGACTGGGGCGGCTACTGGGGCAAGCAGGGCCCCGAGCTGCTCGAGCGCAGGCTGGACTCGTTCGGCGACGAGCAGCGGATGCTCCTGGGGGCGACCACCTACCGGGAGTTCGCGCAGCTGTTGGCCTCCAGCACCGCCGAGTCCGGGATCGGCGATCTCTGGGTCGACCGGATGCGCAGCATGCCGACCACCGTGCTGTCCTCGACCTTGCGGGAGCCGCTCGACTGGTCGACGGCGGAGACGACGATCGAGGCCGGCGACGCCGTCGAGATCGTCACCCGGATGAAGGAGGAGTCCACGGTGCCGCTGCGCTCCCACGGCAGCCTCGCGCTCAACTGGGCGCTGCTGGCCGCCGGGCTCGTCGACCGGGTGCAGGTGACGATCTTCCCCGTGCTCACCGGCCGGACCGGGGAGGCGCCGGTCTTCGGCGGTGCGGGGGACTTCGACCTGGAGCTGCTGGAGAGCCGGACCCTCGACGGGCGCACCCAGGAGCTGGTCTACCGCCCCACGCCCCACTGA
- a CDS encoding aldose 1-epimerase family protein — MSDGGAEHLLTHGPYRAVATEVGGGLRLLSHEGRDLIRPYEPGEVRPRFRGAILAPWPNRVADGRYRFEGAEHQLHLSEPERANALHGLVCWARFAVVEQTEAAVTVRHDLVPQPGYPFALRLTVRHELGDDGLTTTVTARNDGRRAAPYGVAPHPYLVAGPGRLDAWTLRLPTTTMLEVTPDRLLPTGRTDVEGTQRDFRSARTIGTTELDHAFTGLRADADGRARVQLHDDSGRGAECTWDPAVLPWLQVHTGDLPEEPENTRRGLAVEPMSCPPDAFRSGEDLVTLAPGAEHVASWTLAAL, encoded by the coding sequence GTGAGTGACGGCGGCGCCGAGCACCTGCTGACCCACGGCCCCTACCGGGCCGTCGCGACCGAGGTCGGCGGCGGGCTGCGGCTGCTGAGCCACGAGGGACGCGACCTGATCCGGCCCTACGAGCCCGGCGAGGTCCGGCCCCGCTTCCGCGGCGCGATCCTGGCGCCGTGGCCGAACCGGGTGGCCGACGGCCGCTACCGCTTCGAGGGCGCCGAGCACCAGCTGCACCTCTCCGAGCCCGAGCGGGCCAACGCCCTGCACGGCCTGGTCTGCTGGGCCCGGTTCGCGGTGGTCGAGCAGACCGAGGCCGCGGTGACCGTGCGCCACGACCTGGTGCCCCAGCCCGGCTACCCGTTCGCGCTCCGGCTCACCGTGCGCCACGAGCTGGGCGACGACGGCCTGACCACGACCGTCACCGCCCGCAACGACGGCCGGCGGGCCGCGCCGTACGGCGTGGCGCCGCACCCCTACCTGGTCGCCGGGCCCGGCCGGCTCGACGCGTGGACCCTGCGGCTGCCCACCACGACCATGCTGGAGGTCACGCCGGACCGGCTGCTGCCCACCGGCCGGACGGACGTGGAGGGCACCCAGCGGGACTTCCGGTCCGCCAGGACGATCGGGACCACCGAGCTGGACCACGCCTTCACCGGGCTGCGGGCCGACGCCGACGGGCGCGCCCGGGTCCAGCTGCACGACGACAGCGGCCGGGGCGCCGAGTGCACCTGGGACCCCGCCGTGCTGCCCTGGCTCCAGGTGCACACCGGCGACCTGCCCGAGGAGCCGGAGAACACCCGGCGCGGGCTGGCCGTGGAGCCGATGAGCTGCCCGCCGGACGCGTTCCGCTCCGGCGAGGACCTGGTCACGCTGGCCCCGGGGGCCGAGCACGTCGCCTCCTGGACGCTCGCCGCGCTCTGA
- a CDS encoding phytanoyl-CoA dioxygenase family protein — protein MSAAALDVPIDREQIRTALETDGILGCRQAFSRAWVEQLREDVEAAFEEARSREGGAVGRGPNRYYVEIHPEALRGFVDLVDHPWVRAVCETVLGPAYTIVEVGFDIPFAGAVNQPWHRDFPSPRETTEEHRLTSLAFNVTCVDTAEDMGPFEVAPGTHWDPGTHFEHGMFPARSDYPRFEERAVRKYPQMGDISARSALTVHRGTRNDSALSRPVLVLGVDAPGAGNDEKHDLAVTRACWDRLPPRVRDHLACPVVDQLTPITQKHTIEGLVMGEA, from the coding sequence ATGAGCGCCGCAGCACTCGACGTCCCGATCGACCGCGAGCAGATCCGGACCGCTCTGGAGACCGACGGCATCCTCGGCTGCCGGCAGGCGTTCTCCCGCGCCTGGGTCGAGCAGCTGCGCGAGGACGTCGAGGCCGCCTTCGAGGAGGCCCGCTCCCGGGAGGGCGGCGCGGTGGGCCGGGGCCCGAACCGCTACTACGTCGAGATCCACCCCGAGGCGCTGCGCGGGTTCGTGGACCTCGTCGACCACCCGTGGGTGCGCGCCGTGTGCGAGACAGTGCTCGGCCCGGCGTACACGATCGTCGAGGTGGGCTTCGACATCCCGTTCGCGGGCGCCGTGAACCAACCCTGGCACCGCGACTTCCCGAGCCCGCGGGAGACCACCGAGGAGCACCGCCTGACCTCGCTGGCCTTCAACGTGACCTGCGTGGACACCGCCGAGGACATGGGCCCCTTCGAGGTCGCTCCCGGCACCCACTGGGACCCCGGCACTCACTTCGAGCACGGCATGTTCCCGGCCCGGTCCGACTATCCGCGCTTCGAGGAGCGGGCCGTGCGCAAGTACCCGCAGATGGGCGACATCTCGGCCCGCTCGGCGCTGACCGTCCACCGGGGCACCCGCAACGACTCGGCGCTGTCCCGGCCGGTGCTGGTCCTCGGCGTGGACGCCCCCGGTGCGGGCAACGACGAGAAGCACGACCTCGCGGTCACCCGGGCCTGCTGGGACCGGCTTCCGCCGCGGGTCCGCGACCACCTCGCCTGTCCGGTGGTGGACCAGCTCACGCCGATCACCCAGAAGCACACGATCGAGGGCCTGGTGATGGGTGAGGCCTGA
- the pheS gene encoding phenylalanine--tRNA ligase subunit alpha produces the protein MSGPNTDYDPVEVTPLKPEEVAAARDAALAAVAAAGDLEQLKQARLEHAGDRSALALANREIRALPPQARKEAGQRIGQARGAVNQAIAERQAVLEAEHEERMLVEETVDVTLPTDRTVPGARHPLTTGSELIADIFVAMGWAIAEGPVLEAEWLNFDALNLGPDHPARTMHDTFWTEPSDNGIVLRTHTSPVQARTMLGQEPPIYVACPGRVFRTDEYDATHSPVFHQVEGLAIDEGLTMAHLRGTLDHLVSTLFGEGIETRFRPSYFPFTEPSAEMDMVCFVCRGTGLAAPGGAAGAGATCRTCGGEGWIELGGCGMVNPRVLTACGVDPERYTGFAFGFGIDRIMMFRHGVEDLRGFFEGDVRFTTAFGSEL, from the coding sequence ATGTCGGGACCGAACACCGATTACGACCCCGTCGAGGTCACCCCGCTGAAGCCCGAGGAGGTGGCGGCCGCACGGGACGCCGCGCTGGCGGCCGTGGCCGCGGCCGGCGACCTCGAGCAGCTCAAGCAGGCGCGCCTCGAGCACGCCGGCGACCGCTCCGCGCTGGCCCTGGCCAACCGCGAGATCCGGGCGCTCCCGCCGCAGGCCCGCAAGGAGGCCGGGCAGCGCATCGGCCAGGCCCGCGGTGCGGTGAACCAGGCGATCGCCGAGCGTCAGGCCGTGCTCGAGGCCGAGCACGAGGAGCGGATGCTCGTCGAGGAGACCGTCGACGTCACGCTGCCGACCGACCGGACGGTCCCGGGCGCCCGGCACCCGCTGACCACCGGCTCGGAGCTGATCGCCGACATCTTCGTCGCGATGGGGTGGGCGATCGCCGAGGGGCCGGTGCTCGAGGCGGAGTGGCTCAACTTCGACGCGCTGAACCTCGGCCCGGACCACCCGGCCCGGACCATGCACGACACGTTCTGGACCGAGCCGTCCGACAACGGGATCGTGCTGCGCACCCACACCTCGCCGGTGCAGGCCCGGACCATGCTCGGCCAGGAACCGCCGATCTACGTCGCCTGCCCGGGGCGGGTCTTCCGCACCGACGAGTACGACGCGACGCACAGCCCGGTCTTCCACCAGGTGGAGGGGCTCGCGATCGACGAGGGCCTGACCATGGCCCACCTGCGCGGCACCCTGGACCACCTCGTCTCCACGCTGTTCGGCGAGGGCATCGAGACCCGGTTCCGGCCGTCGTACTTCCCGTTCACCGAGCCGTCGGCCGAGATGGACATGGTCTGCTTCGTGTGCCGCGGCACCGGGCTGGCGGCCCCCGGTGGGGCGGCCGGCGCCGGCGCGACCTGCCGCACCTGCGGCGGCGAGGGCTGGATCGAGCTGGGCGGCTGCGGGATGGTCAACCCCCGCGTGCTGACCGCCTGCGGGGTGGACCCGGAGCGCTACACCGGCTTCGCGTTCGGGTTCGGCATCGACCGGATCATGATGTTCCGCCACGGGGTCGAGGACCTGCGCGGGTTCTTCGAGGGCGACGTCCGGTTCACCACGGCATTCGGAAGCGAGCTGTAG
- the pheT gene encoding phenylalanine--tRNA ligase subunit beta: MKAPISWITEYVDLPADVTTEQLTGRLTDLGLKLEGIERGADQITGPLVVGRVLTMSPEPQKNGKTINWCTVDVGPELNAAHGSGEPADGVGIVCGAHNFAPGDLVVVVLPGAVLPGDFAISARKTYGHVSTGMICSAREVGLAEDALGSADGIMVLAPDAGEPGQSAFGLLGLDDEVIEFEINPDRAYALSLRGIAREAALAYDAPYRDPALRDVPRASRRGFPVEIDDPVGCPVFVARTVSGFDPAAPTPGWMARRLTQAGMRPISLAVDVTNYVMLELGRPIHGYDADKLQGTVRVRRAVAGERLTTLDGTDRELAAEDLVVTDDSGIIGLGGVMGGATTEISATTTRILVESAHWDATSMFRTGKRHKISSEAGRRNERGVDPTICEAAADRVVELLTTLGGGTADPDVTVVGAPPAPVEIAMAYELPARVTGLEIGADLVVSHLEAVGCALIKEDTGVLATPAPWRPDLTDPFDLVEEVARIVGYNEVPSVLPTPPAGRGLTRDQRLRRRIGRTLAGAGCVEVVSFPFVGEAALDALGLPADDRRRRTVRLANPLSTEEPSYTTTLLPGVLRAAGRNLGRGAGGVALFETGTVAFPTGAGSAPIYGVDHRPSDDELAALLAALPAQPLHLAVVLAGERVRSGWWGAGRAADWADAIDVVRRLAGELGVPLEVASSSREPWHPGRCAELSVAGEVLGHAGELHPKVCAAFGLPARAVAVEIDLDVLMRAAAPVVPGPAFSSFPVAKEDVALVVDADVPAVRVEAALREGAGELLESVRLFDVYTGEQVGAGHKSLAFALRFRAPDRTLTDEETAAAREAAVRLAAERTGAVQRT, encoded by the coding sequence ATGAAGGCCCCGATCTCCTGGATCACCGAGTACGTCGACCTCCCGGCCGACGTCACCACCGAGCAGCTCACCGGCCGCCTGACCGACCTCGGGCTGAAGCTCGAGGGCATCGAGCGCGGCGCCGACCAGATCACCGGCCCGCTGGTGGTCGGCCGGGTGCTCACGATGAGCCCCGAGCCGCAGAAGAACGGCAAGACCATCAACTGGTGCACCGTCGACGTCGGCCCGGAGCTGAACGCCGCGCACGGCAGCGGCGAGCCCGCCGACGGGGTCGGCATCGTCTGCGGTGCCCACAACTTCGCCCCCGGCGACCTCGTCGTGGTCGTGCTGCCCGGCGCCGTGCTGCCGGGCGACTTCGCGATCTCGGCGCGCAAGACCTACGGCCACGTCTCGACCGGCATGATCTGCTCGGCCCGCGAGGTCGGGCTCGCCGAGGACGCCCTGGGCTCGGCCGACGGCATCATGGTGCTGGCGCCGGACGCGGGGGAGCCGGGTCAGAGCGCCTTCGGTCTCCTCGGCCTCGACGACGAGGTCATCGAGTTCGAGATCAACCCCGACCGCGCCTACGCGCTCTCGCTGCGCGGCATCGCCCGCGAGGCGGCGCTCGCCTACGACGCGCCGTACCGCGACCCGGCGCTGCGCGACGTCCCGCGCGCCAGCCGCCGCGGGTTCCCCGTCGAGATCGACGACCCCGTCGGCTGCCCGGTCTTCGTGGCGCGCACCGTCAGCGGCTTCGACCCCGCCGCGCCCACGCCGGGCTGGATGGCCCGCCGGCTGACCCAGGCCGGCATGCGCCCGATCTCGCTGGCCGTCGACGTGACGAACTACGTGATGCTCGAGCTCGGCCGGCCGATCCACGGCTACGACGCCGACAAGCTCCAGGGCACCGTGCGGGTACGCCGCGCGGTCGCCGGCGAGCGGCTCACCACGCTCGACGGCACCGACCGCGAGCTCGCCGCGGAGGACCTGGTCGTCACCGACGACTCCGGCATCATCGGCCTGGGCGGGGTGATGGGCGGCGCGACCACGGAGATCTCGGCCACCACCACCCGGATCCTCGTGGAGTCCGCGCACTGGGACGCCACCTCGATGTTCCGGACCGGCAAGCGCCACAAGATCTCCTCCGAGGCCGGCCGGCGCAACGAGCGCGGCGTGGACCCGACGATCTGCGAGGCCGCGGCCGACCGGGTCGTCGAGCTGCTGACCACGCTGGGCGGCGGCACCGCCGACCCCGACGTGACGGTCGTCGGCGCCCCGCCGGCGCCGGTGGAGATCGCGATGGCCTACGAGCTGCCGGCCCGGGTGACCGGGCTCGAGATCGGCGCGGACCTCGTGGTCTCGCACCTCGAGGCGGTCGGCTGCGCGCTGATCAAGGAGGACACCGGCGTGCTGGCGACGCCGGCGCCGTGGCGTCCGGACCTCACCGACCCCTTCGACCTGGTCGAGGAGGTGGCGCGGATCGTCGGCTACAACGAGGTCCCCTCGGTGCTGCCGACGCCGCCCGCCGGCCGCGGCCTGACCCGCGACCAGCGGCTGCGCCGCCGGATCGGCCGGACCCTGGCCGGCGCCGGCTGCGTGGAGGTGGTGAGCTTCCCGTTCGTCGGCGAGGCCGCCCTCGACGCCCTCGGCCTGCCGGCCGACGACCGCCGGCGCCGCACCGTCCGGCTCGCCAACCCGCTCTCGACCGAGGAGCCGTCGTACACCACGACGCTGCTGCCCGGCGTGCTGCGCGCCGCCGGGCGCAACCTCGGCCGCGGCGCCGGCGGCGTCGCGCTGTTCGAGACCGGCACCGTCGCCTTCCCGACCGGCGCGGGCTCGGCCCCGATCTACGGCGTGGACCACCGTCCGAGCGACGACGAGCTCGCGGCACTGCTCGCTGCGCTGCCGGCCCAGCCCCTGCACCTCGCGGTCGTCCTGGCCGGAGAGCGGGTGCGCTCCGGCTGGTGGGGAGCCGGACGCGCGGCCGACTGGGCCGACGCGATCGACGTCGTGCGCCGCCTCGCCGGCGAGCTCGGCGTGCCGCTGGAGGTCGCCTCCAGCTCCCGGGAGCCGTGGCACCCGGGACGCTGTGCGGAGCTCTCGGTCGCGGGCGAGGTGCTCGGGCACGCCGGCGAGCTGCACCCCAAGGTCTGCGCCGCGTTCGGGCTCCCGGCCCGGGCGGTCGCCGTCGAGATCGACCTGGACGTGCTGATGCGCGCGGCCGCCCCTGTGGTCCCCGGGCCGGCCTTCTCCTCGTTCCCGGTCGCGAAGGAGGACGTCGCGCTGGTCGTGGACGCCGACGTGCCCGCGGTGCGGGTCGAGGCGGCGCTGCGCGAGGGTGCCGGCGAGCTGCTGGAGTCCGTGCGGCTCTTCGACGTCTACACCGGCGAGCAGGTGGGTGCCGGCCACAAGTCGCTGGCCTTCGCGCTGCGCTTCCGGGCGCCGGACCGGACCCTCACCGACGAGGAGACGGCCGCCGCCCGCGAGGCCGCGGTGCGGCTGGCCGCCGAGCGGACCGGCGCGGTCCAGCGCACCTGA
- a CDS encoding maleylpyruvate isomerase N-terminal domain-containing protein, protein MGTKETSLGASTLLEYPAYLDHIRRDSRRFREVLTDCDPATPVPGCPDWTAADLLWHLTEVQSFWAQTVRSRPAAPPQEGPGPARPTAYADLLATFDERSAALVDELAAADPRDPAWHWAPEQTVGTSYRRQAHEALIHRLDAEQTAGAVTPLDPVLAADGVHEALDVMYGGKPPAWGRFEPGPHHVRLDLVDQGTSIWARPGSFHGTDPESGRRYDDPHLQVVPAPDAPPAAVISGRAADVDAWLWHRLGEHVVGPVLKVTGDRAAYDALLTAVSESVD, encoded by the coding sequence ATGGGAACCAAGGAGACCTCGCTCGGCGCGAGCACGCTGCTGGAGTACCCGGCGTACCTCGATCACATCCGTCGTGACTCCCGCCGGTTCCGCGAGGTGCTGACCGACTGCGACCCCGCGACGCCCGTGCCGGGCTGTCCGGACTGGACGGCCGCCGACCTGCTCTGGCACCTCACCGAGGTGCAGTCGTTCTGGGCGCAGACCGTCCGCTCCCGTCCGGCCGCTCCCCCGCAGGAGGGCCCAGGGCCCGCCCGGCCGACGGCGTACGCCGACCTGCTCGCGACGTTCGACGAGCGCTCCGCGGCGCTGGTCGACGAGCTCGCCGCCGCCGACCCCCGGGACCCCGCCTGGCACTGGGCCCCCGAGCAGACCGTCGGCACCTCCTACCGCCGCCAGGCCCACGAGGCGCTGATCCACCGCCTCGACGCGGAGCAGACCGCCGGCGCCGTCACCCCGCTGGACCCGGTGCTCGCGGCCGACGGCGTCCACGAGGCGCTCGACGTGATGTACGGCGGCAAGCCGCCCGCGTGGGGACGCTTCGAGCCGGGGCCGCACCACGTCCGGCTGGACCTGGTGGACCAGGGCACGTCGATCTGGGCCCGGCCGGGCAGCTTCCACGGCACCGACCCGGAGTCCGGTCGCCGCTACGACGACCCCCACCTGCAGGTCGTCCCCGCGCCGGACGCCCCGCCCGCCGCGGTGATCTCCGGCCGCGCGGCGGACGTCGACGCCTGGCTGTGGCACCGACTCGGCGAGCACGTGGTCGGCCCGGTCCTCAAGGTCACCGGGGACCGGGCCGCCTACGACGCCCTGCTGACGGCGGTCAGCGAGTCGGTGGACTGA
- the argC gene encoding N-acetyl-gamma-glutamyl-phosphate reductase, whose product MPHTVAVAGASGYAGGEVLRLLLGHPEVEIGALTAGSNAGELLGSLQPHLLPLAERTLQPTEIGVLAGHDLVFLALPHGQSGALAAQLEEVSPGTVVIDCGADFRLRDAGEWERFYGGAHAGTWPYGLPELPGQREQLAGATRIAVPGCYPTISTLALAPAVAAGLVEPDVVVVAASGTSGAGKAPKPHLLGSEILGNASAYGVGGGHRHTPEITQNLSQLTDARVGVSFTPLLVPMSRGILATCSARVVDGVSAEDARAAYAKAYADEPFVHLLPPGQWPQTQAVTGSNAVHLQVAVDADAGRLVAVGAVDNLAKGTGGAAVQCMNLALGLDETTGLSTVGLAP is encoded by the coding sequence ATGCCGCACACCGTCGCCGTCGCCGGAGCCAGCGGGTACGCCGGAGGAGAGGTCCTCCGTCTCCTCCTGGGCCACCCAGAGGTCGAGATCGGGGCGCTCACCGCCGGATCCAACGCCGGAGAGCTCCTCGGAAGCCTGCAGCCGCACCTGCTGCCGCTCGCCGAGCGGACCCTCCAACCCACCGAGATCGGGGTGCTCGCCGGCCACGACCTGGTCTTCCTCGCCCTGCCCCACGGCCAGTCCGGGGCGCTCGCCGCGCAGCTGGAGGAGGTCAGCCCCGGCACTGTCGTCATCGACTGCGGCGCCGACTTCCGGCTGCGGGACGCGGGGGAGTGGGAGCGCTTCTACGGCGGCGCCCACGCCGGGACCTGGCCCTACGGCCTGCCTGAGCTCCCGGGCCAGCGCGAGCAGCTCGCCGGGGCGACCCGGATCGCGGTGCCCGGCTGCTACCCGACGATCTCCACCCTCGCCCTGGCTCCCGCGGTCGCTGCCGGCCTGGTCGAGCCCGACGTGGTCGTGGTCGCCGCCTCCGGCACCAGCGGCGCCGGCAAGGCCCCCAAGCCGCACCTGCTCGGCAGCGAGATCCTCGGCAACGCCAGCGCGTACGGCGTGGGCGGCGGTCACCGGCACACCCCCGAGATCACCCAGAACCTCTCCCAGCTCACCGACGCCCGGGTGGGCGTCAGCTTCACCCCGCTGCTGGTCCCGATGTCCCGCGGCATCCTGGCCACCTGCTCGGCGCGCGTCGTCGACGGCGTGAGCGCCGAGGACGCCCGGGCCGCCTACGCCAAGGCGTACGCCGACGAGCCGTTCGTGCACCTGCTGCCGCCGGGCCAATGGCCCCAGACCCAGGCGGTGACCGGCTCCAACGCCGTCCACCTCCAGGTCGCCGTCGACGCCGACGCCGGCCGGCTGGTCGCGGTCGGGGCCGTCGACAACCTCGCCAAGGGCACCGGCGGCGCCGCTGTGCAGTGCATGAACCTGGCCCTGGGCCTCGACGAGACCACCGGCCTCTCCACCGTCGGGCTGGCGCCGTGA
- a CDS encoding ACT domain-containing protein, with translation MSTPEQESPQVADQSGAEAPTSADRPTYTLQEFPERLAVVRLAPGSEIPAWAESSSIFSVTATATETSVVCAGRNVPTKAVSHKPLTGFAVKGPLDLELVGVLAELLAPLAEARISVFTLSTFDTDWILVPQRDAEKAAEAWRRRGHTVAAAVPAKPARAASAKGAPSRKQKKSK, from the coding sequence GTGAGCACCCCGGAGCAGGAGTCCCCGCAGGTGGCCGACCAGTCCGGCGCCGAGGCCCCGACCTCCGCCGACCGGCCGACGTACACCCTCCAGGAGTTCCCGGAGCGGCTCGCGGTGGTCCGGCTCGCGCCGGGCTCGGAGATCCCGGCCTGGGCGGAGTCGTCCTCGATCTTCTCGGTCACGGCGACCGCCACCGAGACCTCGGTGGTCTGTGCCGGGCGCAACGTCCCGACCAAGGCGGTGTCCCACAAGCCGCTGACCGGCTTCGCGGTCAAGGGCCCCCTGGACCTGGAGCTGGTCGGCGTGCTCGCCGAGCTGCTGGCCCCGCTCGCGGAGGCCCGGATCAGCGTCTTCACGCTCTCGACCTTCGACACCGACTGGATCCTGGTCCCGCAGCGCGACGCGGAGAAGGCGGCCGAGGCCTGGCGACGACGCGGACACACCGTGGCCGCCGCCGTCCCCGCCAAGCCCGCCCGTGCCGCGTCCGCCAAGGGCGCACCGTCTCGAAAGCAGAAGAAGAGCAAATGA
- the argJ gene encoding bifunctional glutamate N-acetyltransferase/amino-acid acetyltransferase ArgJ translates to MTVTTPRGFRAAGVQAGLKASGGKDVALVVNDGPHHDSATVFTANRCKANPVLWSQEVVKDGTVRAVVLNSGGANCYTGPEGFQTTHAVAERVADHLGVGAIDVVVCSTGLIGLVNDRDQVLAGVDAAYAGLAEDGGPQAAEAIMTTDSVSKQVVVEGAGWSIGGMAKGAGMLAPQLATMLVVLTTDAVVDAADLDRALRAATRVSFDRLDSDGCMSTNDTVTVLASGASGITPSLDDFTEALTQACTDLAMQLLKDAEGADHEIAITTLNAATEDEAVQVGRSVARSNLFKAAIFGNDPNWGRVLASIGTTDATFDPADLDVAMNGVWVCRQSTPHADPAEVDLTAREVSVTIDLKSGSERATVWTNDLTHAYVHENSAYSS, encoded by the coding sequence ATGACAGTCACCACTCCCCGGGGCTTCCGGGCCGCCGGCGTCCAGGCCGGCCTCAAGGCCAGCGGCGGCAAGGACGTCGCCCTCGTCGTCAACGACGGGCCGCACCACGACTCCGCCACCGTGTTCACCGCCAACCGCTGCAAGGCGAACCCGGTCCTGTGGAGCCAGGAGGTCGTCAAGGACGGCACCGTCCGCGCGGTGGTGCTGAACTCCGGCGGCGCGAACTGCTACACCGGCCCGGAGGGCTTCCAGACCACCCACGCCGTGGCCGAGCGGGTCGCCGACCACCTGGGCGTCGGCGCGATCGACGTGGTCGTCTGCTCCACCGGCCTGATCGGGCTGGTCAACGACCGCGACCAGGTGCTCGCGGGCGTCGACGCGGCGTACGCCGGGCTGGCCGAGGACGGCGGCCCGCAGGCCGCCGAGGCGATCATGACCACGGACTCCGTCAGCAAGCAGGTGGTGGTCGAGGGCGCCGGCTGGAGCATCGGCGGGATGGCCAAGGGCGCCGGGATGCTGGCCCCGCAGCTCGCGACGATGCTGGTCGTGCTCACCACCGACGCGGTGGTCGACGCGGCCGACCTCGACCGGGCGCTGCGTGCGGCCACCCGGGTGTCCTTCGACCGGCTGGACTCCGACGGCTGCATGTCGACCAACGACACGGTCACGGTGCTGGCCAGCGGGGCGAGCGGCATCACCCCCTCGCTGGACGACTTCACCGAGGCGCTCACCCAGGCCTGCACCGACCTGGCGATGCAGCTGCTCAAGGACGCCGAGGGCGCCGACCACGAGATCGCGATCACGACCCTCAACGCCGCCACCGAGGACGAGGCAGTCCAGGTCGGCCGCAGCGTGGCCCGCAGCAACCTGTTCAAGGCCGCGATCTTCGGCAACGACCCGAACTGGGGCCGGGTGCTGGCCAGCATCGGCACCACCGACGCGACCTTCGACCCCGCCGACCTCGACGTCGCCATGAACGGCGTGTGGGTCTGCCGCCAGTCCACCCCGCACGCCGACCCGGCCGAGGTCGACCTGACCGCCCGCGAGGTCAGCGTGACCATCGACCTGAAGTCCGGGTCCGAGCGGGCCACTGTCTGGACCAACGACCTGACCCACGCCTACGTCCACGAGAACAGCGCGTACTCCTCATGA
- the argB gene encoding acetylglutamate kinase — protein MNDSSTGALDGTFDTSRPDQAKARTLAAALPWLKQYHGKIVVVKYGGNAMTDDGLKRAFAEDVAFLRFAGFKPVVVHGGGPQISTMLDRLGIDSEFRGGLRVTTPEAMDVVRMVLVGQVQRELVGLINEHGPLAVGCSGEDAGLFTAEPARTVVDGEEVDLGLVGEVTSVRPESVLDLIEAGRIPVVSSVAPDENGEVYNVNADSAAAALAVALGAEKLLVLTDVEGLYLDWPDPTDVIGEISPEALEEILPGLASGMIPKMGACLKAVRGGVPRATVVDGREPHAVILELFTQEGVGTQVLPGVETKTRKVRDSQ, from the coding sequence ATGAACGACTCCAGCACCGGCGCCCTCGACGGCACCTTCGACACCAGCCGCCCCGACCAGGCCAAGGCCCGCACGCTCGCGGCGGCCCTGCCGTGGCTGAAGCAGTACCACGGCAAGATCGTCGTGGTGAAGTACGGCGGCAACGCGATGACCGACGACGGCCTCAAGCGGGCCTTCGCCGAGGACGTCGCGTTCCTGCGCTTCGCCGGCTTCAAGCCGGTCGTCGTGCACGGCGGCGGGCCCCAGATCTCCACGATGCTGGACCGCCTCGGCATCGACTCGGAGTTCCGCGGCGGGCTGCGGGTGACCACCCCCGAGGCCATGGACGTGGTCCGGATGGTGCTCGTCGGCCAGGTCCAGCGTGAGCTCGTGGGGCTGATCAACGAGCACGGCCCGCTCGCGGTCGGCTGCTCCGGTGAGGACGCCGGCCTGTTCACCGCCGAGCCCGCCCGGACGGTCGTCGACGGCGAGGAGGTCGACCTCGGCCTGGTCGGCGAGGTCACCTCGGTGCGCCCGGAGTCGGTGCTCGACCTGATCGAGGCAGGCCGGATCCCGGTCGTCTCGAGCGTGGCGCCGGACGAGAACGGCGAGGTCTACAACGTCAACGCCGACTCCGCCGCCGCCGCGCTCGCGGTCGCGCTGGGGGCCGAGAAGCTGCTGGTGCTGACCGACGTCGAGGGGCTCTACCTCGACTGGCCGGACCCGACCGACGTCATCGGCGAGATCAGCCCCGAGGCACTCGAGGAGATCCTCCCGGGCCTCGCCAGCGGGATGATCCCGAAGATGGGCGCCTGCCTGAAGGCGGTCCGCGGGGGAGTGCCCCGGGCGACCGTCGTGGACGGCCGGGAGCCGCATGCGGTCATCCTGGAGCTGTTCACCCAGGAGGGGGTCGGCACCCAGGTGCTGCCCGGAGTGGAGACCAAGACCCGGAAGGTGAGGGACTCGCAGTGA